ACCGGCTCCATGGGCGCCGACACCTCACCCCGGTCCAGGAAGGCGGCCACCTCGTCGTAGTTCAACCGCGCCCACGAGCGGATGACGCTCTCGTACACGTCCGCCGCCGTCACCCGGCCCTGCGGGTCGATGCGCAGCTCCACCGTGAGGCACAGCCGCTCCTCGCCCGGCATCAGGCTCAGCCAGTGCGAAGACAGCGCTTCCGGCAACATCGGCAGCACGCGCCCCGCCAGGTACACGCTGGTGGCCCGCTCACGTGCCTCGGCGTCCAGCGCCGTGCCCTGCTTCACGTACTCACCCACGTCCGCGATGGACACCAGGAGCCGCAGCGCCCCGTCCGGCCCCGCCGGCAGCACCGAAATCGCGTCGTCGATGTCCCGCGTGGATGGCGCATCCACCGTCACCGTGGGCACGTCCCGCAGGTCCCGCCGCGCGCCCACCGCATGCGGCACCGCGCGCGCGCCCCGCGCTTCCTCGACGACTTCCGCGGAGAAGTCCCTTCGCAGCCCGTGCCGGGCGATGACGCGCTCCAGGGAGCGGTCCTCCCCTTCCTCCACCCGGTAGAGCAGCACCACCTTGCCTTCGTCGATGCGCGCCACCACCGCGTCACCGGCCTTCACCTGCGTCCCCGCCGGGTCGAGCACCCAGTCCGCGTTGGCCACCTCGCGGTCCACGTGGAGCAGGGTCACGCCCTTGCGCAGCACCACCTCGCCGTAGACCTGCGTGCGAGGCCGCTCCACCAACGACAGCTGGCTCGCCGACCAGCGCCCATCCGCGCCCGCCGTCACCGTGGCCGTGACGACGTCCCCAGCGAAGTACGGATTGAGGTCGGGCGGAGGGACGAAGGCCGACAGCACCTCGGGCGAGCCGGGCGTCTGAACGGTGAGGAAGCCGAAGCCTCGAGGGTGGACGTCGAGACGGCCGGTGACGGTGCGGGGCGAAACGGAAGTATCCATGGAACCTTGGGCGCGTGTTTAGCCCACTCCCATCCTGGGAAAGCAGGGCTCGCGCGGGAAAATGTCAGCCCCCGGGAGCACGGCCCATCGAGGGCCTGCGTCTCACCGGGAAAGCCATCGCCAGGAATTGGCGACCTGCCGCCGGGGACGCAGCCGGGCCCGCGCCCCTGACATCCTCCGTCCAGGCCGCCCACGATTCCCCACCTGAATCCGGCTTCAATTCCGCCCTACCCGGGAAGTCATCAGGTCCGGTAACGAACCCGTGAGGGACGGGGCTTTCGCGTCCATCCGGCTCGCGGTGTACATTCGGCGCCATTCAATGAGTGGGAACACGCTGCCGCTCGCGCCGGAAGCGCGCTCGCTGGGCAAGTACGAGGTGCTCTGCCGCCTGTCGACGGGCGGGATGGCGGAGATTTTCCTCGCGTCCCAGCGGGGCCTGGCGGGTTTCCACAAGCTGGTGGTGCTGAAGCAAATCCTCCCCGACATCCGCGGCGAGGAGGAATTCGTCCGGATGTTCCTGGACGAGGCCAAGGTGACGGCCGCGTTCAACCATCCGCACATCGCCCAGGTGTACGACCTGGACATCGCGGACGGAGAGCTCTTCCTCTCCATGGAGTTCGTCCCGGGCGCCACGCTGGTGGAGGTGGCTCGCGCGTGCCGGCAGGCCAACACGCCCATCCCCATGGGCTACAGCCTGATGGCGGTGCGCGATACCGCCGTGGCGCTGCACTACGCACACACCTTCACGGATCCGCTGGGCCGCCCCTCTCCCGTCATCCACCGGGACGTGGCGGAGAAGAACATCATGGTGACGTACGAGGGCGTCACCAAGCTGCTCGACTTCGGCATCGCCAAGAGCCTGGCCCGCGCCAGCCGCACCGCGGTGGGCATGGTGAAGGGCACCAGCGGGTACATGTCGCCCGAGCAGATCATGGGCGAGCCGCTGGATGCGCGCAGCGACCTGTTCAGCCTCGGCGTGGTGCTGCACGAGTGCCTCACCGGCATGCGGCTGTTCTACGCCAAGCAGGCCGAGGCGATGATGAACGCGGTGCTGCGCTGCGAGGTGACGCCGCCCTCGCGCACCAACAAGCACGTGCCGCCGGAGCTGGACGCCATCGTCATGCGCGCGCTGTCCAAGCGCCGCGAGGACCGGTACGCCTCCACGCTGGAGTTCGCCCGCGCCATCGAGCGCGCCGTGGGACCGCTCATCTGGCATCCCGAGCAGAGCAGCGAGCTGATGCTGCGCCTCTTCTCCGACCGGCGCGAGCAGACGCGGCAGCTCCTGATGAGCGGGCAGAACGACACGGGAGACACCACCGGCGTGGTGAACCTGGCCAAGGTGATGGCCATGGGGGTCGAGCCGTCCGAGCTGCCCACCGGCGGCGTCACCTTGCCGCCGTCGCCTCGGGCTTCGGGAGCGCCTCGGAGCGCCGCGCCGCCCCCCGCGCCCCGGCGTCCCACCACGGGCGCTCCCGCCGCGTCCCCTGAAGCCGGCACCGTTCGCAAGGCCGTGCTTCAGGCGCCTCCGGGCAAGCGGCTGGCCTCGCGCGCGTCTCCCGCTGACGCACACGCTCCGCCGCCGCCTCCCGCCGAGGCGGTGACGCTCCCTCCGTCCGGGGGGCAGCACGTGCGCACCCAGCCGGGGATGCCGGCTCACGCTCCGGAGCACACGGTCCGCACGCAGCTGCCGGGCACCGGCCGAGACGCGGGCGCCTCTGCGTCCGCGCCGGGTGAGGCCTCCTCACGTCAGGGCTCGCGGGCCTCGACGGCCGATGCCCAGGCCACTGCTCGGGAACAGACCCAGATTCGCGGGGTGCGTTCCCCGGAGCCACCCGCTCCGCCAGCGCCCGAGGAATCTCGCGCCCGACCGACTCGCACACCGGATACGGTCCCTGCCGCGGATGATGCGCCTCGGGCACGTTCATCTCGCTCAGCGGATCCATCGCCTGCTGGCGATGACGCGCCTCGGGCACGTTCATCTCGCACGGCTGAGCCGGCGCCCACCTCGGATGACGCTCCACGGGCACGTGCATCTCGCACGCCCGAGCCTTCCCCGCCCGTGGATGAGCCCCCGCGTGCCGATGCACGGTCCCGCTCGTCCCGGACGCAGGACGGCCTGCGCACGGTGGCCCCATCCGAGGCGCCTGCGCCTCGCGCCGCGACGGAAGAGGCATCCCGCACCCGCGCGCCCCGCACCCAGGACGGCCTGCGCGCCTCCGTGCCCACGCCGCCCCCCGCCGAGCGCGACCTGCAGACGGCGATGATTCGCATGCCGGTGCTGCCCCCCGAGCGTGGTGGGGACACGGTTCCGGTGACGCCCTCGCCGCGCCGCCCCATTCCTCCCCGCCGCAGGCAGGGTGGCGCTTCGCCCGAGCCCACCACCCAGCCCGTCCGCTTCCACGACATGCCCATGGAGGAGGACGACGAAGAATCCACGGTGCAAAGCCGGGGGAGCGACACGACAGGCCCCAGGCGCGCACGGGCCCCCCAGTTCCAACCACAACCTCGGCGAAGCCGGGCCTGGATGGCTGTCACGGCGGTGGTGGGCGTGCTGGCGCTGGGCGTCGCGGTGGTGATGCTGGGGCTGGACGGTGGCGTCGTGTCCTCCCGGCTGAAACCCCTGCTCGGCCAGGGTGCCCCTCCGCCCTCCCAGCAAACCGCCGGGACACCCCCTCCGGTGAACGCGGACAAGAACCCGGCGGCGGGGACAGCGACGCCCGTG
This genomic window from Myxococcus virescens contains:
- a CDS encoding ribonuclease R family protein encodes the protein MDTSVSPRTVTGRLDVHPRGFGFLTVQTPGSPEVLSAFVPPPDLNPYFAGDVVTATVTAGADGRWSASQLSLVERPRTQVYGEVVLRKGVTLLHVDREVANADWVLDPAGTQVKAGDAVVARIDEGKVVLLYRVEEGEDRSLERVIARHGLRRDFSAEVVEEARGARAVPHAVGARRDLRDVPTVTVDAPSTRDIDDAISVLPAGPDGALRLLVSIADVGEYVKQGTALDAEARERATSVYLAGRVLPMLPEALSSHWLSLMPGEERLCLTVELRIDPQGRVTAADVYESVIRSWARLNYDEVAAFLDRGEVSAPMEPVREVMPWFRLAAARLAVARAARGGMEFARDEARFTFDQATGELSGLVSEKPTSAHAMIERFMVAANESIAGWLLARGLPGVYRVHEQPDPLRVADLNAFAETSGFAAGFGRELTPLALAAFDRQIAGAVAEPALRSVLRRSLGPSRYTVKPGPHFGLAAPLYLHFTSPIRRYADLAVHRTLKGYLRGRRDFVDEDPGMEALAVHINAKARASTRAENDRHRELEARWMAGHVGKQFQARVTRVRPFGLVAQLDGMLVEGVVPADALSGGPFRPDARELSLVGKERTFTVGMPVTVKVTSTDEQLGRIELSLAE
- a CDS encoding serine/threonine-protein kinase, encoding MSGNTLPLAPEARSLGKYEVLCRLSTGGMAEIFLASQRGLAGFHKLVVLKQILPDIRGEEEFVRMFLDEAKVTAAFNHPHIAQVYDLDIADGELFLSMEFVPGATLVEVARACRQANTPIPMGYSLMAVRDTAVALHYAHTFTDPLGRPSPVIHRDVAEKNIMVTYEGVTKLLDFGIAKSLARASRTAVGMVKGTSGYMSPEQIMGEPLDARSDLFSLGVVLHECLTGMRLFYAKQAEAMMNAVLRCEVTPPSRTNKHVPPELDAIVMRALSKRREDRYASTLEFARAIERAVGPLIWHPEQSSELMLRLFSDRREQTRQLLMSGQNDTGDTTGVVNLAKVMAMGVEPSELPTGGVTLPPSPRASGAPRSAAPPPAPRRPTTGAPAASPEAGTVRKAVLQAPPGKRLASRASPADAHAPPPPPAEAVTLPPSGGQHVRTQPGMPAHAPEHTVRTQLPGTGRDAGASASAPGEASSRQGSRASTADAQATAREQTQIRGVRSPEPPAPPAPEESRARPTRTPDTVPAADDAPRARSSRSADPSPAGDDAPRARSSRTAEPAPTSDDAPRARASRTPEPSPPVDEPPRADARSRSSRTQDGLRTVAPSEAPAPRAATEEASRTRAPRTQDGLRASVPTPPPAERDLQTAMIRMPVLPPERGGDTVPVTPSPRRPIPPRRRQGGASPEPTTQPVRFHDMPMEEDDEESTVQSRGSDTTGPRRARAPQFQPQPRRSRAWMAVTAVVGVLALGVAVVMLGLDGGVVSSRLKPLLGQGAPPPSQQTAGTPPPVNADKNPAAGTATPVAPPVNDGPKDTGDSALAIADVAPVTLTDQVPVPDERAPDSDSATEDDAPLKEPRTFKRVRNGTQRSKAVATAPRKAPATPPASESVPAAEPGFLTLVTEPKAQVFLGGQDLGKTPLFKVKLPAGQHTLKLVDATTKAHQVPVDIKPGETTSVRGPLSLLSDP